A portion of the Acipenser ruthenus chromosome 38, fAciRut3.2 maternal haplotype, whole genome shotgun sequence genome contains these proteins:
- the LOC131706935 gene encoding uncharacterized protein C6orf47 homolog gives MSLVGRAWGWVKPVLYYRPWGSRKGVKELELAKERELERVEREKAKEGERKMLLKIEELGPVKGAVINKSSPQRWWQALPLIRWYWRNPEQLEPVKNITPIPLKEADFSGSVYSMAPSGSPDTTPPALFKKTPKWDHVILPEHYDISFNFLRHLFDLFVVGFLYVSSPVVRVCLDVFGLKGALKLWIHGMALFLVSVSGMGLLLWLVQAYLPQFALVYGVLQALVISVSVKQSLMAKAEGEIEGQPGEREDKEGTVLDSSEGETERELESEEKEEGGARISDAVF, from the coding sequence ATGTCTTTAGTGGGGCGAGCTTGGGGCTGGGTCAAGCCTGTGTTGTACTATCGACCATGGGGCAGCAGAAAAGGGGTGAAGGAACTAGAGCTAGCGAAAGAGAGAGAGTTAGAGAGGGTGGAACGAGAAAAAGcaaaggagggggagagaaagatgCTTCTGAAGATAGAGGAGCTGGGTCCTGTCAAAGGAGCTGTGATCAACAAGAGCTCCCCCCAGAGGTGGTGGCAGGCACTGCCACTGATACGCTGGTACTGGAGGAACCCAGAGCAGCTGGAGCCTGTAAAAAACATTACCCCCATTCCCTTGAAAGAGGCAGACTTTTCAGGAAGTGTGTATTCCATGGCCCCCTCCGGATCCCCGGACACTACACCCCCTGCCCTTTTTAAAAAGACCCCCAAATGGGACCACGTAATCCTCCCGGAACATTACGACATCTCCTTCAACTTCCTGCGGCATCTCTTCGATCTGTTTGTCGTCGGCTTCCTGTACGTCAGCTCCCCGGTTGTTCGAGTCTGCCTGGATGTGTTTGGCCTCAAGGGCGCGCTGAAGCTCTGGATCCATGGGATGGCGCTGTTTCTTGTGTCCGTCTCTGGAATGGGCTTGCTGCTGTGGCTGGTCCAGGCCTATCTGCCCCAGTTTGCGCTTGTCTACGGTGTGCTGCAGGCCCTGGTGATCTCGGTCAGTGTGAAACAGAGTCTGATGGCTAAAGCCGAAGGAGAGATTGAGGGACAGCCAGGGGAGAGAGAAGACAAGGAGGGGACAGTGCTGGACAGCAGCGAGGGAGAGACGGAGAGGGAGTTGGAGAGCGAGGAGAAGGAAGAGGGTGGAGCTCGCATAAGCGATGCTGTATTTTGA
- the LOC131706936 gene encoding BOLA class I histocompatibility antigen, alpha chain BL3-7-like codes for MRTAITCLINATKSNILENCVHPREVEVTWLRDGQGPLEEGVWSGEVLPNMDRTYQVRKTLTVSPEEQERHRYTCQVDHASLGEKIEKEWVPETGLHPGLIAGVVVGVLGLIAVIAGLVIWKKRQAGANQPDYTPAHRKDQSEVSSNSSNSS; via the exons ATGCGAACAGCAATCACGTGTTTAATTAATGCAACTAAGTCTAATATATTAG AGAACTGCGTCCACCCTCGAGAGGTCGAGGTGACCTGGCTGAGAGACGGGCAGGGTCCCCTGGAGGAGGGGGTGTGGAGTGGGGAGGTGCTGCCCAACATGGACAGGACCTACCAGGTTAGAAAGACCCTGACAGTGAGCCCTGAGGAGCAGGAGAGACACAGATACACCTGCCAGGTGGACCACGCCAGCCTGGGGGAGAAGATAGAGAAGGAGTGGG TGCCAGAGACTGGACTGCACCCGGGGCTCATTGCTGGAGTTGTCGTGGGTGTGTTGGGTCTGATTGCAGTGATCGCTGGACTTGTCATCTGGAAGAAGAGACAAGCAG GTGCCAACCAGCCTGACTACACACCAGCTCACA GAAAGGATCAGAGTGAGGTGTCATCCAACTCATCCAACAGCTCCTAA
- the LOC131696660 gene encoding natural cytotoxicity triggering receptor 3-like: MGFIIILLSWVAAAYISVVFAEELQVYQEPEVNATVGDRTRLGCAFNTSSGQVGIGSFKWYRVRSDGKRSEVSNETHPAGVVTSHEFRTNKDASLYLLHPQKYDSGVYYCEVELLSAGRRTGNGTVLAVYQRSKENQDSGSSAHGFDPALLPWIIRLSCLFIFFAVVSLCLFQAKQVERLHEMQKELAKAHRSRRHRRSLH; the protein is encoded by the exons CTTATATTTCTGTAGTGTTTGCTGAGGAGCTCCAGGTTTATCAGGAGCCAGAGGTCAATGCAACCGTGGGAGACAGGACGCGCCTTGGGTGCGCTTTCAACACCAGCAGCGGGCAGGTTGGAATCGGGTCCTTTAAGTGGTACCGGGTCCGGAGCGACGGGAAGAGGAGCGAGGTTTCCAATGAAACACACCCAGCTGGAGTCGTCACATCGCATGAATTCAGGACGAACAAGGACGCTTCATTGTACTTGCTCCATCCTCAAAAATATGACTCCGGCGTGTATTACTGCGAGGTAGAGCTGCTGTCAGCGGGGAGAAGAACCGGGAACGGGACGGTGCTGGCTGTTTACCAAAGAAGTAAAG aaaaccaGGACAGTGGGTCTTCTGCACACGGGTTTGATCCCGCATTGCTGCCGTGGATTATTAGACTAAGCTGCCTCTTCATTTTCTTCGCTGTGGTGTCGCTGTGCTTATTTCAAGCAAAACAGG TTGAGAGACTTCATGAGATGCAAAAGGAGTTAGCCAAG GCTCACAGATCAAGACGACATCGCCGTTCTCTGCATTAA